A single Tenacibaculum sp. Bg11-29 DNA region contains:
- a CDS encoding MoaF C-terminal domain-containing protein has translation MKNAIFAIMILIINISCENAEITQEEKSISEKIISLSGKTLEYNYGNSVYELNFKSENKLHWKCVKGDEKGEEADETYSTQRLNNYTLFVSWIEQGGLGVSQVINLKENTINSFLKIDKEIIPLSGTIREL, from the coding sequence ATGAAAAACGCAATCTTCGCAATTATGATTTTAATAATAAACATATCTTGTGAAAATGCTGAAATAACTCAAGAGGAAAAAAGTATTTCAGAAAAAATCATATCCTTATCTGGAAAAACACTTGAATATAATTATGGCAATTCTGTTTATGAATTAAATTTTAAATCGGAAAACAAACTACATTGGAAATGTGTAAAAGGAGATGAAAAAGGAGAAGAAGCAGATGAAACCTATTCTACACAACGACTGAATAACTATACTCTCTTCGTTTCTTGGATTGAACAAGGTGGATTAGGTGTTAGCCAAGTAATTAATTTAAAAGAAAATACTATAAACTCCTTTTTAAAAATAGATAAAGAAATAATACCTCTTTCTGGAACAATTCGTGAGTTGTAG
- a CDS encoding YfbU family protein produces the protein MELNIKERLQLSFQLSILEKLYPDEQEYYANHRKAIEHGYQLHYDWITEHLSEGLTTEECSFVLEVLDMYAALHFSVREFKDSDLTIESVTFPGFDGNNETMYMSYTKYFIEDLDRFGEIQESTNGYYNSHMRLIPKYRKMVEKWKEFKIDYTYKLTEENVKELLAIKAY, from the coding sequence ATGGAACTAAACATAAAAGAAAGATTACAACTATCATTTCAATTAAGCATTTTAGAAAAACTATATCCCGATGAACAGGAATATTATGCTAATCATCGAAAAGCTATCGAACATGGTTATCAATTACATTACGACTGGATAACCGAGCATCTTTCAGAAGGCTTGACTACAGAAGAATGTTCATTTGTCCTCGAAGTTTTAGATATGTATGCCGCTCTTCATTTTTCTGTCCGTGAATTTAAAGACTCCGACCTCACTATTGAATCTGTTACATTCCCTGGTTTTGACGGAAACAATGAAACAATGTATATGTCATATACAAAATACTTCATAGAAGATTTAGACAGATTTGGAGAAATACAAGAATCAACAAATGGATATTATAATAGTCATATGAGATTAATTCCAAAATATAGAAAAATGGTAGAAAAATGGAAGGAATTTAAAATTGACTACACATATAAATTAACAGAGGAAAATGTAAAAGAGCTTTTAGCAATTAAAGCCTATTAA
- a CDS encoding metallophosphoesterase — protein MKLKEILMLLLVITLVNCNGKKKTKVATKKSKVALQQQDSVVFSFTFLGCNRVDRKQEGDSTATNASTANLTAMKRIWTEIAALKRKPDLFFFLGDMVLAESTTTKLENQLIAWKKLYYNTDFSPISTSNIEMVAIPGNHEMLYWHDYNVPNHDEWPLKGATEIWMEHMAEYMPKDRAIVKGKDSINNQMTFAFTRKNIGFVLMNTDTYNAPTKDNPYGLEGQIPTDWIVKKVEEYKSNPKIDHVFVLGHKPYYVSGKPETGHAGFPEGPVLWPKLVENRVVAMLSAHLHDYQRMQPGNEGTYQVIAGNSGSPGSATFFGYSKIDIMSNGEIKLSSIGYDKGDPYYKRMPESPSTIRDQTVLTWKQNANPYKNN, from the coding sequence ATGAAACTAAAAGAAATATTAATGCTGTTATTAGTTATAACGCTAGTTAATTGTAACGGTAAGAAAAAAACAAAAGTTGCTACTAAAAAAAGTAAAGTAGCATTACAACAACAAGATTCGGTAGTTTTTAGCTTTACTTTTTTAGGCTGTAACAGGGTAGATAGAAAACAAGAAGGTGATAGTACTGCAACCAATGCTTCTACAGCGAATTTAACTGCAATGAAACGAATTTGGACAGAAATTGCTGCTTTAAAACGCAAACCAGATTTATTTTTCTTTTTAGGAGATATGGTTTTGGCAGAATCGACCACCACTAAATTAGAAAACCAGTTAATAGCATGGAAAAAATTATATTACAATACCGATTTTAGTCCTATTAGTACTTCAAATATAGAAATGGTTGCCATACCTGGAAACCATGAAATGTTGTATTGGCATGATTATAATGTACCAAATCATGATGAATGGCCTTTAAAAGGAGCTACTGAAATTTGGATGGAGCACATGGCTGAATATATGCCTAAAGATAGAGCGATTGTAAAAGGAAAAGATAGTATTAATAACCAAATGACTTTTGCTTTTACTCGTAAAAATATAGGGTTTGTATTAATGAATACTGATACTTATAATGCGCCGACCAAAGATAATCCTTATGGCTTAGAAGGACAGATTCCTACAGATTGGATTGTTAAAAAAGTGGAGGAATATAAGAGTAATCCTAAAATTGACCATGTTTTTGTATTAGGGCATAAACCATATTATGTAAGTGGTAAACCCGAAACTGGGCACGCTGGTTTTCCTGAAGGGCCTGTTTTATGGCCAAAATTGGTTGAAAATAGGGTAGTAGCAATGTTATCGGCACATTTACACGATTATCAACGAATGCAACCAGGTAATGAAGGCACGTATCAGGTAATTGCAGGAAATAGTGGAAGTCCTGGTTCTGCTACGTTTTTCGGCTATTCTAAAATTGATATTATGAGTAATGGCGAAATTAAGTTAAGCTCTATTGGTTATGATAAAGGGGATCCTTATTATAAAAGGATGCCAGAGAGTCCATCTACAATTAGAGATCAAACAGTATTAACTTGGAAACAAAATGCAAATCCGTATAAAAATAATTAA
- a CDS encoding glycosyltransferase, producing MKFSIVIPLYNKALYIKETLQSLVDQTKLPYEIIIVDDKSTDNSLHKVKTFFKNLPLHLKKIKVKIIELDKNNGIGYTRNSGFLAATGDVVSFLDADDLYTNDLIKAANVLMSSYSIDFLILGIQFFPSNEILPKINKIKNELTQISSVISVTSNAYCINEPLKLITSTNFYMGVGSNVMLRRTQGTAISFTEEPIIYEGIDYWYRVLRSVLTKGNSKVGLLMGAHLKVREVFGSASRKRYNNWSEIDYPPVLTRFKSSTDYYDKRLKRVVATRWINHALLSINSLNQKIIFILKYKVLFFKTLPYFLMHKLKK from the coding sequence ATGAAATTTTCAATTGTAATACCCTTATATAATAAGGCGCTGTATATTAAAGAAACCCTACAATCATTAGTTGATCAAACAAAGTTGCCTTATGAAATTATTATTGTAGATGATAAAAGCACAGATAATAGTTTACATAAAGTAAAAACGTTTTTTAAAAATCTTCCTTTACATTTAAAGAAGATAAAAGTTAAAATTATTGAGTTAGATAAAAATAACGGAATAGGATATACGAGAAATAGCGGTTTTTTAGCAGCAACAGGTGATGTTGTTAGTTTTTTAGATGCAGATGATTTGTATACCAATGATTTAATAAAGGCTGCAAATGTTTTAATGTCATCTTATAGTATCGATTTTTTAATACTAGGAATTCAATTTTTTCCAAGTAATGAAATCCTTCCAAAAATTAATAAGATAAAAAATGAGCTTACTCAAATCTCTTCTGTTATTTCTGTTACTTCAAATGCGTATTGTATTAACGAGCCATTAAAGTTAATTACTTCTACTAATTTTTATATGGGAGTAGGAAGTAATGTTATGTTAAGAAGAACACAAGGAACAGCTATAAGTTTTACAGAAGAGCCTATTATTTATGAAGGAATAGATTATTGGTACAGAGTATTGCGAAGTGTACTTACAAAAGGAAACAGCAAAGTAGGTTTACTAATGGGAGCGCATTTAAAAGTAAGAGAAGTATTTGGAAGTGCCTCAAGAAAGCGATATAATAATTGGAGTGAAATAGATTATCCGCCAGTACTTACTAGATTTAAAAGTAGTACAGATTATTATGATAAAAGATTAAAAAGAGTGGTGGCTACACGTTGGATAAACCATGCTTTGTTAAGTATTAACTCTTTAAATCAGAAAATAATATTCATTTTAAAATATAAAGTGTTGTTTTTTAAAACGCTGCCATATTTTTTGATGCATAAATTAAAAAAATAA
- a CDS encoding alpha/beta fold hydrolase, with protein MLNYYSYEHAVSNQWVTFVHGAGGSSSIWYKQLRDFKKHFNVLILDLRGHGDSKSIIKSPFDKKYTFDAITEDIVEVIDHLKIKNSHFVGISLGTILIRNLAEKKPNLVKSMIMGGAIIKFNLRSRFLIFVGNLFKSVVPYMLLYKLFAFIIMPNKNHKDSRLLFVNEAKKLYQKEFIRWFKLTAEINPLLRLFRMKDLKIPTLYIMGDEDHLFLPSIKNIVEKHVNATLVVLQKCGHVVNVEKATVFNEKTIKYINSIS; from the coding sequence TTGTTAAACTACTATTCTTATGAGCACGCTGTATCTAATCAATGGGTAACATTTGTGCATGGTGCTGGCGGAAGCAGTAGTATATGGTACAAGCAACTTAGAGATTTTAAGAAGCATTTTAATGTTTTAATTTTAGATCTACGTGGGCATGGAGATAGTAAATCTATTATAAAATCACCTTTTGATAAAAAGTACACTTTTGATGCTATTACAGAAGATATTGTAGAGGTTATAGATCATTTAAAAATTAAAAATTCGCATTTTGTTGGTATTTCTTTAGGTACTATTTTAATTAGAAACCTTGCTGAGAAAAAACCAAACTTAGTAAAAAGTATGATTATGGGTGGTGCAATTATTAAGTTTAACTTGCGCTCTCGTTTTTTAATCTTTGTAGGTAATCTATTTAAATCGGTAGTACCCTATATGCTATTATACAAGCTATTTGCTTTTATAATTATGCCTAATAAAAATCATAAAGATTCACGTTTATTATTTGTTAATGAGGCAAAGAAACTATATCAAAAAGAATTTATACGTTGGTTTAAGTTAACGGCAGAAATTAATCCATTATTACGATTATTTCGAATGAAAGACCTTAAAATACCTACATTATATATTATGGGAGATGAAGACCATTTGTTTTTACCATCTATAAAGAATATTGTAGAAAAACATGTAAATGCCACTTTGGTTGTTTTACAAAAATGTGGGCATGTTGTTAATGTTGAAAAAGCAACTGTATTTAATGAAAAAACGATTAAATACATAAACTCTATCTCTTAG
- a CDS encoding long-chain fatty acid--CoA ligase has product MHRSTKISRLFDFPYHQLKHYPQEKCLVSKEEGKWKSITTQEYINKANTISLALLKLGVKPGDKIAVITATNQPKWHLLDIGVMQIGAINVPLYPTYSENDYAYILNHSDSIYCFVSDSDLYMKVMAIKDKTQLKNVFTFEEISTDYSWDSFLSLGNDSMLQKQVSNLKNNVKPSDLATIIYTSGTTGTPKGVMLSHQNIVSNVFAVGKHINLHDNKNIAMSYLPISHIFERAASYYCQYMGFEIHFAESIDKIGDNLREIQPNFMAVVPRLLEKVFDKIVDKGSGLSGLKKQLFFWALKLGEQYKPYKANGWLYEMQLKIARKLIFSKWKQALGGNLDFMIAGSAPMQPRLIKVFTAAGIPIFEGYGMTETSPAISVTDMRNKGFKIGSVGKVIDDVSVKIADDGEILVKGPNVMMGYYKDRKKTNETIIDGYLHTGDIGKIDGEGFLKITDRKKEIFKTSGGKYIAPAVLESELKKSRFIEQVMVIGESQKMPAAIIQISFNFVNEWAKKHNHIINDFSTDQILINRIQKEIDYYNQKFGKWEQIKRFEITPDEWTTIAGHLTPTLKMRRKIILEKYTDLSKKIYNPQ; this is encoded by the coding sequence ATGCATAGGTCTACTAAAATTTCACGTCTTTTTGATTTTCCATACCATCAATTAAAACACTACCCACAAGAAAAATGCTTGGTATCTAAAGAAGAAGGAAAATGGAAAAGCATAACTACACAAGAGTATATAAATAAAGCGAATACAATAAGTCTTGCTTTATTAAAACTGGGTGTAAAACCAGGAGATAAAATAGCGGTTATTACCGCTACAAACCAACCTAAATGGCATCTATTAGATATTGGAGTTATGCAAATAGGTGCAATAAATGTTCCTTTATACCCTACTTACTCTGAAAACGATTATGCTTATATTTTAAATCATTCTGATAGTATTTATTGTTTTGTTTCAGACAGTGATTTGTATATGAAAGTAATGGCTATAAAAGACAAAACGCAACTAAAAAATGTTTTTACTTTTGAAGAAATATCAACTGATTATAGCTGGGACTCTTTTTTATCTTTAGGTAACGATAGTATGTTACAAAAACAAGTTTCTAATTTAAAAAACAATGTAAAACCGTCTGATTTAGCGACTATTATTTATACATCTGGTACTACGGGAACACCAAAAGGTGTAATGCTTTCTCATCAAAATATTGTGAGTAATGTTTTTGCTGTTGGCAAACATATAAATTTACATGACAATAAAAACATTGCCATGAGTTACTTACCTATTTCTCATATTTTTGAAAGAGCAGCATCTTATTATTGCCAGTATATGGGTTTTGAAATTCATTTTGCAGAAAGTATTGACAAAATTGGTGATAATCTTCGTGAAATACAACCTAATTTTATGGCTGTAGTACCTAGACTATTGGAAAAGGTATTTGATAAAATTGTTGATAAAGGAAGTGGTTTATCTGGCTTAAAAAAACAATTGTTTTTTTGGGCTTTAAAATTAGGTGAACAATACAAACCTTATAAAGCGAATGGTTGGCTATATGAAATGCAATTAAAAATAGCAAGAAAACTTATTTTTTCTAAATGGAAGCAAGCTTTAGGTGGTAATTTAGATTTTATGATTGCCGGAAGTGCTCCTATGCAACCTCGATTAATTAAAGTTTTTACAGCGGCAGGAATCCCTATTTTTGAAGGATACGGAATGACGGAGACATCACCTGCCATATCAGTCACAGATATGCGTAATAAAGGCTTTAAAATTGGTAGTGTAGGGAAAGTTATTGACGATGTTTCTGTTAAAATTGCAGATGATGGAGAAATTTTGGTGAAAGGCCCTAACGTTATGATGGGATACTATAAAGATCGTAAAAAAACAAACGAGACTATTATAGATGGTTATTTACATACTGGCGATATTGGAAAGATAGATGGAGAGGGGTTTTTAAAAATTACTGATCGAAAAAAAGAAATATTTAAAACTTCTGGAGGAAAATATATAGCTCCTGCTGTTTTAGAAAGCGAATTAAAAAAATCTCGTTTTATTGAGCAAGTTATGGTTATTGGTGAAAGTCAAAAAATGCCAGCAGCTATTATTCAAATTTCTTTCAATTTTGTTAACGAATGGGCTAAAAAACATAATCATATAATTAATGATTTTTCAACAGATCAGATATTAATCAATAGAATTCAAAAAGAAATTGACTATTATAATCAGAAATTCGGAAAATGGGAGCAAATAAAACGTTTCGAAATCACACCTGATGAATGGACAACTATTGCAGGACATTTAACGCCTACATTAAAAATGAGACGCAAGATTATATTAGAAAAATACACTGATTTAAGCAAAAAAATATATAACCCGCAATAA